The genomic stretch ATCGTATTGTAAATTATACCTAACCATGATTATTGTGGCTAGTGGACACGGTAACAGCGGCATATCCTGTTGCAAACGATAAATCTCGTGGGCAGGTTATATGATTCGTTATGCTACGAATGCTCGCAAGGGTGCAGCTCTGGTCTCTTATGATACTTGTATCCTGTCATTTGTTCCATCTTTAAGCTGATCTGTCATTGAAAGGAAACTAATTCGTTCGCGTTCGTTATTTGATACTCGGCTGTTATTCGATGAAGAGAAGCATTTTCTACGTTTTATTCCTGATCAAATCTCGCACGTTTTTATGACATCGAAAAACTGTATAAATATTCATCGCGTGTTACGAAAATTCTCAAGCAAGCTTTTTCGAGCCAACTTCTTTGTTATAATGTCGATTATGTTTCGTATACGTCTGTTATCAATACACATTGATTGATATTCTTTTTTATGCTCGATAGTGATagcttatttaaataataaccaattaataatgtaaattatcGACCCGCTCTGTGGACTGACCTCGTCTTACTATTCATGATATACATGTATTCATTAGAGTATAAAGATATTTCAATGAAGTACGTCTTTAAGACATTTCTGGAAGGTGCTTTGTCACGTATGTGATAACTTAAGCGAACGTTTGTGATCTAATAAACTTCGCACACAGTGGGACCATCTCACAAGGTCAATGTCGTAATGGAAGAATAAAAATCgatgaatttattttaaaaagtttgcAAAGTTAATATCGAGCAGAAAGATATCGATAAATGATAATTCAGTTAACATGCGTGGAATGTGCGCTGTTTAACCTCGAATCAGTGATTTGTGATTAATAGCAAGATCATTTTAATAATACAATACGTGCATAATGTGAGTTATTAATCATTTGTCACATAGTATACGGTGTATACGAATattcttaaaaaattctgaCATTCTTAGTTTGGTTCtgtagaaaatttgaaaattacaatattaaatttacACGTGTTAAATAATACGCTCGGTTTCTCAATTTGCGGATTCGTTTTACGAATGATCATTCACGAGACAAGGTATATCTAACaacaataacaaaaataaataaataaataaaatgggtTTTAGTTCAATGTTaattaatgtaaattaatttaaactaaAGGGTGTTTTGAAAAACGTATTATTTTCAGATCTTTTTATTCGAGTAAATCGAAATTTTGAaaccatttaatataataaaaaataattcaaatttcGTACGTATGACTTACAAATTCTTTAAGTGTTTGGAAAAAAATTGAacgttaaattaatttttcttttttttttcaaaaatatatctTGCAAGCACaaagttaatttttttttacgaatAAGAACAAAATAAAAAGGAGCGTTAGTTTTGTAGAACTTTTTGGTATTACGTTATCTCGCATAAATCGCGCATAAACGTAACTTCCAAATGAACTTGCTCGGTCAAACTTTCTTATTGCAAAGTaagtgaataaaaattgttacctTGTTACCGCAAATTGcgcatatgtattttagtaaaGTGTTCACGTGAATTTTTCCTCGTGTCACAGGTTGCAAACATTTCGGTGCTCAGGATCGACTCATCGCGTGCCTTGAGGAGCATGGAGAGTACTCTGACGGAATTCGAAGAAAACTTGTCCTTCGATATCGATGACCCGGACTTTGCCCCGTTGAATCCTCGTACTATTGCTCAGAATGTCCTTCGCAGCGTACAATTCACCGACATTACATTTGGCGTCAATAAACGTGAGTACATTCACTTCTGGTACAGTTACTATAGTGTACACGCGATATAAGGAAGGATATAAGCAAACAAAAACGTGACTGTTTTTAGGATGGGTACTTATCGTTATTTCCCGATTTAGCAAAGTACACACAAAGTTAGTTAACGTATTTATACGTTTCGCTGAATTTTCGCGTCGTTACAGTGTTTGCGTACGGTCATTTAGTACTTAATTATGATATTTGTTTAACTGTCTTACAATTCGCAGCGTTTGATTTGCTTACTGGGAAGATAACGCTTGTTTCGTTAGTTTGTTCGAATAAGAAACATTTGTTACGTGACAGTGTATGACATGAATTTATGAGAAAGAAGAAATGAACTTTTAATATTAATCATGTCCTTTCTTCAAAACTGTTTTCCGAAATTTTTTGATAGTCTAATAGTATCTCTACTTCTTCGAATACGATActttcaagttttattttcttaaattttcttaCACCTTCGGTTTCTTTTCTTCGTAAAATGATTTCCAATCGGACTGTATCGTTGTTATTATGGGATCAATTATGTGTCAAACCACCGAACGAAATATCATGTGTGGATAATGAAATATTTAGATAAGAAAACAATGAAATTGCAGAATGTTTAGCTAGTAGACTTGGCGTTACTTCTCGTTAAGTATTTACTTTCGATTTTCACCGTTTCCGGAATATATCCGAGATCTCACTAAAATCGCGTACTCCACTCGTGAAACTGGCATAAGGTTGTCATTACACTAGACGAGTGCATGATTTGCGCGCGCTTGAAATTTTCCACGAAAATTCCATCGTATTTTATAACCGGTGTCGTCAATGATGTAATGCGAAGCAATCGATGACCATTGCAGTGCAGTTTTCAATGCGGCAATTAATTATCGTTGCATAACTCGCGGACAAAAATCGCGTGGTGTTCATAGTTTACACGAAGGATGTATCAGGACGTGGAGTGGAAAATCGAGTCGGCTGTATTCTGCCTACGGTTGTATATGATAATTTTAGATCTGTTTCGGAGATTTATGATCACTGGGGGAT from Lasioglossum baleicum unplaced genomic scaffold, iyLasBale1 scaffold2391, whole genome shotgun sequence encodes the following:
- the LOC143221437 gene encoding uncharacterized protein LOC143221437, which translates into the protein MHVDANVANISVLRIDSSRALRSMESTLTEFEENLSFDIDDPDFAPLNPRTIAQNVLRSVQFTDITFGVNKRWTRNMHSLRDKNLIYGQNWIHVDISFLPEKSISSR